CCTCAAATTACCCCAGGCTGCCAGAGAGTTGGATGATTTTGTGCCACTCCTTCAAACACCCCCTGCTCTGTTTTTGTTGCCAGATTTTGCCAAAGCCCCTCGAGTATCTGCATGTCCAGGCACAGCATATTCCAGCGCACGATCCCAActggcagctcctctggggagcagagctgcaccAGCCCCGACTGCTCAACACCACGGGGAGTAAGATGAGCCTCAGCAAGGCAGCTTCATTCAACCACAACGGCATTTGCTTCTCGACTAGATCAGGGTCAGAGGTCTCCTGCCAAATTTTGACATGTTTTTCTCAGTgggggagcagcacagagcgTGTTTTTTGCTGGAAACCACCTGGAGCTTTTTTCTTTAAGATAGTTTTTCTCAATGGGGTTCCTTTGATGCTCACACTGGGAGCGCCACATGCAGCAGTTACACTCCCAGCTGGAGTCTCCTCTCCCCTCACTGACGATGGGAGGCGATGGCAAGCTCTCTGATGGAAAAAGCCCTGCCACGGGCAGCCAGTGAGGGAATCCTCCCACTGGCAGCACTCACAACGTGTTGGGGATCATGAGATGCTGGGGTAAGCTTGCAGAGAAGGGGCTCATGACAGCACAGCTCACCCCAGTGTCAGGCTGCCCCATAAGAAAAGCACTAAATCCATTAAACTAGTCAGACATCTCAAGTGGGTGTGATGAGCAAAGCACAGTGATTCAGGGGCCAAGCAGAGAGAGGAGATCTGTGTTTGTGCAGCATCAGCAGATTTCCTTAaaacccccatttttggggcagCAGAGGAAGCTACTAAATGAGGCGAATCCGCAGTGGTCCCAGCAGGATCTGCTCCCCTGCATGCTACCTCCTCTCTCTACAGCCTGGCTTCTTCCCCCACCAGCCTCTTTCCAGCTCCTTGCACTGGTGCTAATCCCCTAATCTGTGCAAAGCAATAATTTTCTGCATGGCACAGTGGCTGCTTTTAGATCTGCACCCTTCCTCCTCCAACAGCCAGTTCTCTTATCAGGAGCAGGTATCAGATGAGCCAGGCACCATCTACTTCCGATAAACCCATGTTTTATTTTGCCCTATTTCCATTTATCTCCGAGCTCGTAATTATCCCTCATCTGGCGGCGCGTTGTGCTGCCTTGCGTGCCGAGGCGCGGAGGCGACGCCTGTTCTGCCGGGCAGCCCTAAGCCAGAGCCTCCTGCCAGCGGGGTGCAGGGACCCCGTGGGATGGTACCGGGGGATGGGACCTGCCCACCatgctggctgcagagctgtgcttccCTTTCCCCGCAGCCGAGCTGCGTTGCCTTTAATCTCGCGCAGCGGTGGAGATGGATTTTCTCCCCGTGAGCCAGATGTGTTGCACGGAGCATAAACACCCGCGACAGTTGTTGTGCTCCTCGGTGTGAAGGCATCAGATGTCTGCATTAAAACAAAGCTCTCCACTTAATTACTCAGGCTGATAATTCAGCGCGTGGAGGCGGCTctggctgagagcagagggCTGGATCACAGCTGGGACTGGAGAGCCTTGGAGTGCACATTAATCCTGGCTCTTGCAACCCTGATTAACGGTGCTGGAAACCTGCCCGCCCCATTCATTCTCAGGGGAAGGGTCTGTCACTGCCCCACCAGAGGGGGCCCAGACTCGTGCCCAGGAGACCCTGCTGGCCCTTCACTGGCCAAGACGCCGCCTTCCCAGTGTCTTCAGGGTGAGGTGGCTGAGGATGTGAGACACCATTGCTCTGAGGGTACTGTGCCGCCCTGGGAACACCCACCCACTACCTCTgaaggccacaggagctgggtcCAGGACAGTGAAGTTCAGGCAGGACCCGAGGATCACCTTGTGCAGGAATCTGCtgccagagcacagctggagagagctggaGACAGACCATGGCTGGGCTTAGAGCAAGCCAGGCAGACCACGCAAAGCTTTCTCTTTGCAGCCAAGGCTGCTTGCCCCTGCTAACCTGAATTTCTCCTTCCAGGACCAAAAAACACCTTCTGCAAGTTATCTTTGCTCCCCTCAATGATCACCAGGGCCTAGGGGGACTCCTGGGGGAGTCCTTCACTCAGCCATGTACCCCTGGCCCATGAGCCCCCACCTGGCTCTGCCAGTCTGTCTGGATGTGATGCTCCCTTGgacctctctccctcctgcctgctccccagcccagcccctccctccttccctctctctcagtgcctggaCATCCCTCTCCCATCAGAGAGAGCCCCAACCCTGAGCACCCCGTGGATCTGCCTGTGGGGTCCTGCCTCTCCAGGAAGACTGATTtcttccagcccagctccatccctcttATCTCTCCTCCCAGGTGTGCACACTTTGCTCTGTGGCTGGGCTGAGTGGGAGTGACAGACGGcatcctgccagggctgggcacccaCGCTGGCGTGGGCACGCAGGGCACAGGggcccaaagcagcagcaggcagctgcaggcagcacgTCCCAGCGGGGCCCCAAGAGTTAAATTGTCATGTATTCAGGGCCACACGCTGGCCAGGAATTACACTTTTATCGGCATGCGGTGCTGCCGCCACTTGAATTGGGACTGGGAACTCTATTTCCGAGCTCACCCAAATTATTCTCCAAGAGATAAAGCGCGGTGCAGAGCAGCGCCGGCGCTTCATTAACATTCCCCAACCCATTCAGCTTTAAACGAAGATTGCCTGCCTCGGAAAATGATAAAATTGAACATGTGAAGCAGGGCATTATGTTCCATCAGCCGATATTATTTCCCACGCAGGGGCCGAGTGGAGACACAAACAGCTATTTATGCAGTACCTGGCCAAGCCAGGGTGGCTTAGGAGGGGTAGCAGGCGGTGATGGGGACACAGGATGGGTGGCAAGTGCCCTCCACCCATCCCTGGGCATAGGAGGGGATGTCTGCTTGTTGCCAAGGCCACTCTGCCCTTCTGAGGGTTCTTGTGCCCAGGGTCAAGGTGGTCCAGGACCACAGACCTGCTCCATGCATTCAGTATGGAAAAGGGTtcaggagtgtgtgtgtgttcccaTGGGCAGCACTGGTAAGGCTGGGGCATCTCcacctgctgccctgctccaggaatGCATGTCCCCTGCTAGGGCTGAGCAGGTCCAGTGCTGGCTGCATGTGCAGGATGGGGTCTTGCCCccctggctgggtgctgggCCAGTGGGATTGAGGAGCATCCACAGAGAGGGAGCACGTGCCTCcccagaggcaggcagggagggctgaGTGGGCAGGAAGGGCTGAGCAGGCAGGCCCCCGGGGCTGCAATTGGATTTTGCTCGGCCATGCTGAGCCTATCGATCCAGTAGTAATTAAAGTCGCTCCAAAACCTGACTCATATTCAACCTTGGGAGGAAGGAGCTTTGCAGAGAGGCACCCTCTGTTCCCCATGGTCTGGCACAGGATGGAACAAAGCCTTGccagggtgctcccagcctGTCACAGCCCCCAGTGGTCTCTGTCCCAAAGGGGCACGAGACCCTTGGCACTGTCtggggcccaggcagcagcacccatCCAGCAGCATAGTggtcagtgtccccagtgccacacaATCTCCGTCACAAATGCTGATTAGGTTCAGCCCTTGGAGTGACACGAGCCCTATAGTTATTTTACAGATCCCAGCTATTTTATCACTGAGTGCCTGGGACACATCCCTAGCATGCAATAGTACTCTCCTATACCCCTTTCTTGTCACTATCTAGGATCACATTGAGGGATTGGCACAGAGAGAGGAGCGTGTTGAACCCACAGCCACTCCCAAGAGTCACCGAGGTGCTGGGATGGACCTGGTGCTGTGCTGTGAGTCCACAGGGTGCAAAACCTCCTCTCCAGCTCAGTGTCAGCTGGGGGGAGTGAAGGCCTGCGGGGATTCTGCGAGCTGTTCATGAATATttctatgtgtgtgtgtgtatgtgtgtgtctgtgtgtgcagggacttgcacacccagccctgctgctatTCCCGGTATTCCTAGCAGGTCGGGACAGGCACCGGGGAGGGGGAGCTGCCTTTCACCGGCGCCCCCCGCAGCCTGCCCCGACCCTCCTGCGAGAAAGCAGCGCCGCCAGGGCCCGGGGCTGCGGCAGGGAGGGGCACGGGCcgggggcagccctggcaccgccGGGCAAGGGACCGGGGGCAGAGCACGGGCAAGGCGAGCAGCGACGGGGCTGTGCTGCGGGGAGGTGGCTCCATCTGCAGGACAAGGGCCAGGCCGGGAGAGCCGGCGCGGGGGATCCCCGCCCGCCGCTCGGTGTGCGGGACACAGCGCGGGGGACAGCGGACAAGGACATCGGCTCCTCTGGCATAcccgcgccggtcccgggatgTGGGCGTGGCAAAGCGGTGCCCCCTCCAGCATCCCTGTACCCCCAGCGCCTCTCACGCCTCCTGGTCCCCCCGATGCCGCTGCACGCCCCGAGCACCCCGCACCCACTGCCCCTGCACCCCTTAAGTGTGCTCATCAGGTACACCCAGAGCCTGGGCATCCCCCGCCCGCAAAGGCAGTCCTCACCCTGCCCCGCAGCCCTGCGGCCAGTGCTGCCCCCCGCACCCCGGGGCATCCCCCGCCCTGGGATCCCCGAAATGCTGCCCCGCACCGGCAGCCGCCGGGCCGGAGGGTGGGAGCCCGGTGGCGGCGGGAGGCGGAGGCGGGGCCGGGACGGGCTCCACCCCGGCCCCCGGCCCACATAGGCCGGCCGGGAGGGCCCCTCGCCCCCTCGCCTGCGCCGTCCCGAGGCCCCACGGGGTATCCCGGCGGAAAGCGTGGGGCAGGAGCTGCGGCTGGAGACGTGCAGAGGGGGTGCCTGGCTGCGGGGCCCCGATCCCGTCCCGGCCTGGGCGGCGGGATGCTACGGCAGCGTTGCGGGCGGCTCCTGGCCCGGCTGGAGCacgggctgcagctcctggagctcggCGGCAGCGTGGAGGAAGGTGAGTGTGTGTAACCCTTCGGCCCGGGGCACACCGGCACCCTCGTCTCTGCCGCCGGCGTGGTCTGGGGGAGTTGGGGGCTGGCCCCCCGTCCCGAGTGACCACCCGCCGCTGTTGTGCCCAGACTGCATCCGAATCGCTCGGTGCTTTGAGGCGACGCGCCAGAGATGCTGCCGGCTGGAGCAGGACGGGCGCCGTGTCCGCGAGCAGCTGGCCCGTGTGGAGGCCGAGCGGGCAGCGCTGGAGGTGAAGCTCAAGCACGCCCGAAACCAGGTGGAGGTGGAGATGAAGAAGCGGCACCGGGCAGAGGCTGAGCTGGAGAAGCAGGTCGGGGGCTGGCCGCAGGGGAACCCTGTGGGGCTGGCTGCGGGGCCCTCAGCCTGCTCACCACCACCCCGTTTCACTTGCAGGAGCGAAAACTTCAGCTGGTCCTCGAGTTGCTGATGCGGGAGCCATGGGGCAGCGAGGCACTGAGCAGGGAGCAGTGCTCTGTTCTCAGTGCCCTGGCTGGCCGGTGCCTTGGGGCAGCCTTGGCACCCGGCAGGAGGTGAGCAGGTTCTCACCCCAAGCCCTCGGGCAGCCTTGGGGTCGGCTGTACCCTTCTCGCCCTCATCCCTGCTGGGCTTGAGGGGCTGGCTGGGCAAGGAGgtgcctgggctctgcagaggcaTCAGCTGTGGGCTCCCAGCAGTGAGCGGGGAATGGCTCCAGCTGAACTCACTCTGCAGGTCATCTGCAGTGGACGAGTCGTGCCAGTCCCTCCTGTCCCACTCGGATATCAGCTATGACCGCACTGAGGATGACGTGGTAAGAAGTGTTTGGCTGTATTGTAGTAAGTATTGGGCTTACCCCAATAGTGAGGGGGTCCTTTTGCCCCActtctgcagtggcacagctcCTTTGTATATCCATGGTTAGGGGTGGGCTGCTATCAGAGCTGGAGATGAATGCTGGGGATGCCCCTGGCCTGGTGCAGCCCCAGACTCCCTGCTGCCTTTCAGGATCTTGATATGGCACTGGTGCGGACCCTGAAGCGCAAAGCTCCGGACAGGCAGGTATGAGGAGATGCTGGGATGTGGCAGTTTTGGGGGCTGGTGTTGAGGTGGTATCTGTGCCTTTGTGTGAGTGAGGATCTCCCAGCTATGATCACGCTCCCTCAATGTGCCCTTTGGGTCCCTCAGTGTGCATCCCAGGCTGGGGTGCTGGCCCTGTGCCATGCAAGGTGAGGACACCCAGATACTCCTCCGTCCCAGTACAGGAGGCTGCAAGGAGCCTGGCAGGGAATTTAATTTATtgatgctgtgctgggagcatcGTCTCTCGGCAAACCTCCCACGATCAATAGAAACTCCATTACGCTCCACCGTCGCCCAGCTGGGCTCCTCAATAATTCATCACCATGTACGGGCATCCCGCACCCCGCTCTGCTCACACCTCTGCATTGCAGGCCTGACCTGGcttcccccagccccggggctggCTCTCACCTGGTGGGGAAGCCTCAGTCCCCACGATGCCTGGTGTGGGGCAGGCAGTGCTTGGGGAGTAGGCTGAGACTGGGACTTTTTGTTGGGCTGAGGCCACTTGGCTTGGGTACTGTGGGGAGTATGTCAGGGAGAGGagcatctctgcctgctcttcACACAGTGTTCTGTTTCCAGCGTGTGTCCCTGGCCCCTCAGGTTGGCCCTGTGGTGATGGCAAAGCGGCACCGTTCTTCTGTGGTACCCCATAATGCCGTGAGTAGAGACCCCAGCGtgtcctgggcagggatggggtgcAGGGGCTTTCCCAGTGCCAGAAGGCAATGCTGCAGCCCTCAGCCCTGTGGATGCTGTGGGGACAGTGCTCAGCTGTCTCCTCTGGGTACCTGTGTCCTTCAGCCTGTATCACCTTGGTCCCAGTGGGGACagcatccctggctgtgctggaccACTGTCCTGAAGCCTGCATCCCCCTGTTCCCATGGTGGCAGCATCCCTGGCTGTGGaggagcacagggatggggatcagGTGGACCAGTGATCATGTGGGAGATGTTAGAGAACTGTGGGGCTGCAGTCACATGTCTTATTGGTGTCCCATTTTGGCAGATGAGTGTCCCCTCTATGCCCCCTCCTGCTGAGGTCCCAGGCCCTGCTGACAACCTTCTGCCTGCTGTTCTGGTGCCTCAACGCCGCTCTCGCCAGGGACACCGTGTCTCTGCACATGCAGGTCATAGGAAGGGCTGAGGAGGGGTTTGATGGGTGGTATGGGACAGCCTCAAGGTGCTGCTGTcagaggagagggaggggatCTATTGGGGATGCTTGTCCCCACCGTGGAGGTACTGGGGCTCTCTGGACATGCCAGATGCCACTGTCTCGTGCAGAGACTCCTTGGGAGGTGGGAAGCCTCCTCACATCCTAGCTGGTAGATGGAGTGGCTTGCCTTTCAGGTGTCCCTCCACAGCCtcctccctctgcagagctgaccACAGTTTGGGGCACCAGTGAAGATCCGGGTTCCCGTGCTGCGGGGCAGGAAAGTCACACTGAGGGCAGCTCAGTGGGACAGCCAGCACCAGCCCCCTTCCCCTCACCCCCACGGAGTCTCCCAGCAGTCCAGCACAAGTTCACCTCCAAAACGGTGAGTGACCCAGTCTCTCTCTCCTCTGGGGAGGTGGGCAGGGGGGACAGTTATGGGGTGGGAGGGCAAAGCTGTCCTACATTCCCCAACCCTTTAGCTCCACCTGCCAGGGGAATGGAAGGAGACAGTGGGACCTGGCTGAGAGAAGATAAAGAAGTGTTACTGGGTATCTGCAAGAAGGGGAGCCCCTGATCCTGCTCCCCCTCTCCAGGTGATCCGTCCTGAGCCGTGTGGAGTCTGTGGTTCCCGCATCCGCTTTGGCAAGACTGCCATCAagtgctgccagtgccagctgctgctgcacaccaAGTGTCGGGAGCAGTGCCCCAGCCTCTGCACGCCCAGGCCTCAGCACCACGCCTGGCCCCAGGAGGTGAGGGGGCACACCAGTGCCTGGGGGCCTCTCCACGTCCTTATGAGGCTTCAGGGCTACTGGCCCTAGGATGCTGAGCCTCTGCCCAccgtggctgcaggcctggctggtgggcacagcacaggtTGGCACTGTTCTCCCCAGGGTGTGCTGGCTGACTTCGCGCCCTCCACACCGCCCCTGGTGCCCACGCTGGTGGTGCAGTGTGTGACCGAGGTGGAGAAACGAGGCTTGACAGAGGTAGGGGCTGGGATGGTGAAGGTGGCAGTGCTGTGgttcccaggggctgagcccttctccctgtgccccagacaGGGCTGTACCGGGTGCCAGGCACCGAGCAGCTGGTGCGGGAGTGGAAGCAGAAGCTGCTGCGGGCCGGGGGAGCGCTGCCTGCCCTCAGCACTGTGACTGACATCCACGTGGTGTGCGGGGTGCTCAAGGACTTTCTGCGGGGACTCAAGGAACCGCTGGTCACCTTCAGCCTCCGCCCTGCCTTCCTGAAGGCTGCTGGTGAGCAGGGGTCCCAAGgtgagggagggaaaagggactGCTTCTCCCATGACCCCGCTCCCTGGCGCCGCCACAGACATCCCCGATGATGCTGCCAGTGACACAGCTCTGCGCCATGTGGTGAGCAAGCTGCCCCCAGCCAACAGGGATACCCTGGCCTTCCTCATGCTGCACCTGCTCAGGTGAGTGGCTCATCCTGGCACAGGTCTgtccccatcttcccatctctcTGCCCCTCACCCAGGGGCCTTAgagcagggaagctgtggatgaggagcccctgggctgggcagcatGCACACACCCTCTGTTCCCCCTTGTAGGgtgtcacacagccctgactgcaaGATGGATGTGCTCAACCTGTCCCGTGTGTTTGGCCCTACACTGGTGGGATACAGCTCAGCCAACCCCACACCACTCGCCATCATGGAGGACACACCTCGGCAGTGCAAGGTGAGGGGTCCCTGAGGTGTGGGGTGCACCCAGGCACTGCCAGTGTCCCCATCCTACACCTCTCTCTGCCCAGGTGGTGGCTCAACTCCTTTCACTGCCACCCAGCTTCTGGAGAGGGTTTGTGGAGACAGAGCAGGAGAACCTGGCGCCAGTGGCAGTCCTGGGAGGTGAACGTGGTGAGCACAGGAGCCCCAGCCCCCACCCATCATGGCCTTCGTCTTCCTTGAAAGGTCTTGGTTGTCTGTGGCTGGGGTGAGATAGCTGTTCCCAATCTGTCCTGCAGGACCCTTCTTCCAGCCCATTGGCTCTCCAGAGCGCAGGTCAGAccagctgagcccagctggCA
The nucleotide sequence above comes from Zonotrichia albicollis isolate bZonAlb1 chromosome 10, bZonAlb1.hap1, whole genome shotgun sequence. Encoded proteins:
- the LOC102069336 gene encoding rac GTPase-activating protein 1; the encoded protein is MLRQRCGRLLARLEHGLQLLELGGSVEEDCIRIARCFEATRQRCCRLEQDGRRVREQLARVEAERAALEVKLKHARNQVEVEMKKRHRAEAELEKQERKLQLVLELLMREPWGSEALSREQCSVLSALAGRCLGAALAPGRRSSAVDESCQSLLSHSDISYDRTEDDVDLDMALVRTLKRKAPDRQRVSLAPQVGPVVMAKRHRSSVVPHNAMSVPSMPPPAEVPGPADNLLPAVLVPQRRSRQGHRVSAHAELTTVWGTSEDPGSRAAGQESHTEGSSVGQPAPAPFPSPPRSLPAVQHKFTSKTVIRPEPCGVCGSRIRFGKTAIKCCQCQLLLHTKCREQCPSLCTPRPQHHAWPQEGVLADFAPSTPPLVPTLVVQCVTEVEKRGLTETGLYRVPGTEQLVREWKQKLLRAGGALPALSTVTDIHVVCGVLKDFLRGLKEPLVTFSLRPAFLKAADIPDDAASDTALRHVVSKLPPANRDTLAFLMLHLLRVSHSPDCKMDVLNLSRVFGPTLVGYSSANPTPLAIMEDTPRQCKVVAQLLSLPPSFWRGFVETEQENLAPVAVLGGERGPFFQPIGSPERRSDQLSPAGTCCLPSTLRSCVGKASQPPQGPTPRKVGRFFPSLV